In Paramormyrops kingsleyae isolate MSU_618 chromosome 5, PKINGS_0.4, whole genome shotgun sequence, one DNA window encodes the following:
- the LOC140590970 gene encoding paraneoplastic antigen Ma1 homolog yields the protein MDFQSKLMAFLQQEGKSLAEVHSLVTPPAPGVSFELVGAINSLVDKCLGMPAEVPNYRKLRLFSGTRPVPLGEEEFESWAEQAALMLEEWQGSDHSKRQRIVESLKGPAADVVRFLRAQNPLSTARDYLSALETAFGTTESAADLLVKFRTTYQQDGEKLSTYLFRLDKVLHAVIRKGGLEMKEVNRTRLDQVEVREEEDMIMARDAPPSTVTVAAVSAANTQKTDTELSRLRDEVNSLRAELRRLKVSTAPTVEEAREPRRVTSPESEVGNLQKIEPPASNQMGAVGRPNIFCYRCGEDGHYQRECCNSENLRKVNQRLTKRQKPAGNWPGAQ from the exons ATGGACTTCCAGTCTAAGCTAATGGCTTTCCTGCAACAAGAAGGAAAGAGTCTCGCTGAGGTTCATTCTCTTGTTACCCCACCTGCCCCAGGAGTAAGTTTTGAGCTAGTTGGAGCCATAAATTCTTTGGTCGACAAATGCTTGGGGATGCCTGCGGAGGTACCAAACTATCGTAAGCTGCGGTTGTTTTCAGGGACACGGCCAGTACCTCTAGGTGAGGAGGAGTTTGAGTCTTGGGCTGAGCAGGCTGCACTTATGTTAGAAGAGTGGCAGGGCTCTGATCACAGTAAGAGGCAGAGGATTGTGGAAAGTCTTAAAGGCCCCGCAGCTGATGTTGTGAGGTTTTTGAGGGCCCAAAATCCACTGTCTACTGCTAGAGATTATCTGAGTGCCTTGGAGACAGCTTTTGGGACCACCGAATCTGCTGCTGACCTCCTAGTCAAGTTTCGTACCACATATCAGCAGGATGGGGAGAAGCTTTCTACTTACCTCTTTCGTTTGGATAAAGTTTTGCATGCTGTTATTAGGAAGGGTGGTCTTGAGATGAAAGAGGTGAATCGTACTCGGTTGGATCAGGTG GAGGTCAGGGAGGAGGAAGACATGATCATGGCCAGAGATGCTCCTCCAAGTACAGTGACTGTTGCTGCTGTCTCTGCTGCAAACACTCAGAAGACAGATACAGAGCTCTCACGCTTGAGAGATGAGGTGAATAGCCTGCGAGCTGAACTGAGAAGGTTGAAGGTGTCTACAGCTCCAACAGTTGAGGAAGCTAGAGAACCTAGAAGGGTAACCTCCCCAGAGTCTGAGGTGGGGAATCTTCAGAAAATTGAACCACCAGCCAGTAACCAGATGGGAGCAGTGGGTCGGCCAAACATATTTTGCTACCGGTGTGGGGAGGATGGGCACTATCAGAGGGAGTGTTGTAACTCTGAGAATCTCAGGAAAGTCAACCAGCGTCTCACTAAGAGGCAGAAGCCGGCGGGAAACTGGCCAGGGGCACAGTGA